A window of Tautonia plasticadhaerens contains these coding sequences:
- a CDS encoding ABC transporter permease: MIFRDNPVLTRELLVNLRSSRSFLLQLAYVAFLGVVVYFAWPAGSEATNQVGPGVSQRLFNLFFLGQFFLVALVAPTFASGSISGEKERKTYEMLLASPLEPSTILVGKLLSSLTYLVLLIISSLPLMILCFLLGGILLSEITRAYLVLILAAGTFGLISVACSSFFGRTSSALVVSYLVILPLALVTVTVTQTDDVILRDFVSIAVLPPWCLAIWVIVGLMINRRLLFPPDVGSEGKEVVDEEEEMKYAVGVVIDRDLFPDMLFAPAKRTDLMPDGTNPVLDKELRSEIFSQGTLMLRLVIQVSMFLSIPLMAYLLFLRPELAGYYVGYVLMFNLLVGPVFSSGSITQERERKTLGLLLTTLLQPGTIVIAKLLASARVSTVLTFLLTEQLLLAYVLIPELRDRWWTLLIFLTLIAATCLMTSSIGLLCSALSRRTPVAMVMTYLVLLVLFIGPVGLVWYLQGYTTLPEERLASLTVTSPFAAAFSIPIPSSDDGKPYVPSFLGSTSLDLPASTGIRVPIWAAFLAITPVLILVLNVLTYIAFRLRWWKAGMTI; this comes from the coding sequence ATGATCTTCCGAGACAACCCCGTCCTCACCCGAGAGCTGCTGGTCAACCTCCGCTCCTCTCGGTCGTTCCTGCTGCAACTCGCCTACGTCGCCTTCCTCGGCGTGGTCGTCTACTTCGCCTGGCCGGCGGGGTCGGAGGCGACCAACCAGGTGGGTCCAGGCGTCTCCCAGCGCCTCTTCAACCTCTTCTTCCTTGGGCAATTCTTCCTCGTCGCGCTGGTCGCCCCCACCTTCGCCTCCGGCAGCATTTCCGGGGAGAAGGAGCGGAAGACCTACGAGATGCTGCTGGCGAGCCCCCTGGAGCCGTCGACGATCCTCGTCGGCAAGCTGCTCAGCTCGCTGACCTACCTGGTGCTGCTGATCATCTCCAGCCTGCCGCTGATGATCCTCTGCTTCCTGCTGGGCGGCATCCTGCTGTCGGAGATCACCCGGGCGTATCTCGTCCTGATCCTGGCGGCGGGGACCTTCGGCCTGATCAGCGTCGCCTGCTCCAGCTTCTTCGGGCGGACCAGCTCGGCCCTGGTGGTGAGTTACCTCGTGATCCTCCCGCTGGCGCTGGTCACGGTGACGGTGACGCAGACCGACGACGTGATCTTGCGGGATTTCGTCTCGATCGCCGTGCTGCCCCCCTGGTGCCTCGCCATCTGGGTGATCGTCGGCCTGATGATCAACCGCCGGCTGCTGTTCCCCCCCGACGTGGGGAGCGAGGGGAAGGAGGTGGTCGACGAGGAGGAGGAGATGAAGTACGCCGTCGGGGTGGTGATCGACCGCGATCTCTTCCCCGACATGCTCTTCGCCCCGGCCAAGCGCACCGACCTGATGCCCGACGGCACCAATCCCGTGCTCGACAAGGAGCTCCGCAGCGAGATCTTCAGCCAGGGGACCCTGATGCTCCGCCTGGTCATCCAGGTGAGCATGTTCCTGTCGATCCCGCTGATGGCCTACCTGCTCTTCCTCAGGCCGGAGTTGGCGGGCTACTACGTCGGCTACGTCCTCATGTTCAACCTGCTCGTCGGCCCGGTCTTCTCCTCCGGCAGCATCACCCAGGAGCGCGAGCGAAAGACGCTCGGACTGCTGCTGACGACGTTGCTACAGCCGGGGACGATCGTCATCGCCAAGCTGCTGGCCTCGGCCCGGGTGTCGACGGTCCTGACCTTCCTGCTGACCGAGCAGCTGCTGCTGGCCTACGTCCTGATCCCGGAGCTGCGGGACCGGTGGTGGACGCTGCTCATCTTCCTCACCCTGATCGCGGCGACCTGCCTGATGACCTCGTCGATCGGGCTCCTCTGCTCGGCGCTGAGCCGGAGGACGCCGGTGGCGATGGTGATGACCTATCTCGTCCTGCTCGTCCTGTTCATCGGCCCGGTCGGCCTAGTCTGGTACCTCCAGGGTTACACGACGCTGCCGGAGGAGCGGCTCGCCTCGCTGACGGTCACCAGCCCGTTCGCGGCCGCCTTCAGCATCCCGATCCCTTCGTCCGACGACGGCAAGCCCTACGTCCCGAGCTTCCTCGGCTCCACGTCGCTGGACTTGCCCGCTTCGACCGGCATCCGCGTGCCGATCTGGGCGGCGTTCCTGGCGATCACCCCGGTCTTGATCCTCGTGCTGAACGTGTTGACATACATCGCCTTCCGCCTCCGCTGGTGGAAGGCGGGGATGACGATCTGA
- a CDS encoding ABC transporter ATP-binding protein, with the protein MIEVRNFTKRYGDFVAVDDLSFTIGEGEIFGFIGPNGAGKSTTIRFLATLLRPSSGEGYIAGHSVVDDPMAVRKLIGFMPDDFGVYDGMKVWEFLDFFAVAYKIPRGSRKKIIAEVLELLDLTHKRDDYVNGLSKGMKQRLCLAKTLVHDPPVLILDEPASGLDPRARAEMKALLSELRSMGKTILVSSHILPELADFVTSIGIIERGKLLAAGSVQEIQRTLRSHRRLQIRVTDPDLAQAEAILRADSKVRDITSYDHTLTAEVDGGDTEMARLLQHLVGSGVGVQSFSEVEMTLDEVFMTVTKGIVN; encoded by the coding sequence ATGATCGAGGTGCGGAACTTCACGAAGCGTTACGGCGACTTCGTGGCCGTCGACGACCTCAGCTTCACCATCGGGGAGGGCGAGATCTTCGGCTTCATCGGCCCCAACGGCGCCGGCAAGAGCACGACGATCCGCTTCCTCGCCACCCTGCTGAGGCCCAGCTCCGGCGAGGGCTACATCGCCGGGCACTCGGTCGTCGACGACCCGATGGCCGTCCGCAAGCTGATCGGCTTCATGCCCGACGACTTCGGCGTCTATGACGGCATGAAGGTCTGGGAGTTCCTGGATTTCTTCGCCGTCGCCTACAAGATCCCCCGGGGTTCCCGCAAGAAGATCATCGCCGAGGTCCTGGAGCTGCTCGACCTGACCCACAAGCGGGACGACTACGTCAACGGCCTCTCCAAGGGCATGAAGCAGCGGCTATGCCTGGCCAAGACGCTGGTGCACGACCCGCCGGTCCTGATCCTCGACGAGCCGGCCTCCGGGCTCGACCCCCGCGCCCGGGCCGAGATGAAGGCGCTGCTGTCCGAGCTGCGGTCGATGGGCAAGACGATCCTCGTCTCCAGCCACATCCTGCCCGAGCTGGCCGACTTCGTCACCTCGATCGGCATCATCGAACGCGGCAAGCTGCTGGCGGCGGGCAGCGTCCAGGAGATCCAGCGGACCCTGCGGTCGCACCGCCGCCTCCAGATCCGGGTGACCGACCCGGATCTCGCGCAGGCCGAGGCGATCCTCCGGGCCGACAGCAAGGTCCGGGACATCACCAGCTACGACCACACCCTGACGGCCGAGGTCGACGGCGGCGACACCGAGATGGCCAGGCTGCTCCAGCACCTGGTCGGCTCCGGGGTGGGGGTCCAGTCCTTCTCCGAGGTCGAGATGACCCTCGACGAGGTGTTCATGACGGTCACCAAGGGCATCGTCAACTGA
- a CDS encoding UTP--glucose-1-phosphate uridylyltransferase, with the protein MPADPELVDHLARHGQDHVLRFWDDLDSDGRARLSGQLGRLDLGRLGELVDRLVVGTVDEAPHPIEPSRVGPVDVRRVPQTDAERVARRHAAERGEAALAAGEVAAVLVAGGQGTRLGFDGPKGTYPIGPVSGASLFQLHAEKLRALGRRYGAPVPLYIMTSPENHRATTEFLDRHDQFGLEHVRLFVQGQMPAVDASMGKLLLAGKDRLALSPDGHGGTIAALASPADGGGPSCLDDMATRGVRTIYYFQVDNPLAQICDPAYLGLHLLADAEISFKVVEKQRPEEKVGVVVTVDGRAQVIEYSDLPAELAERREPDGSLELWAGSIAIHCFDRGFLERLASGGGRLPFHRALKKVPFLDESGAQVDPAAPNAVKFETFIFDALPLADRWSIVETERAFEFEPLKNATGPDSPATVRQRLSDLFGGWLEQSGARVLRRADGTVPFGIEISPLLALDAAELRQKVDPGLTVDRPIYLGPRDTG; encoded by the coding sequence ATGCCCGCCGACCCCGAGCTGGTCGACCACCTGGCCCGACACGGTCAGGACCATGTCCTCCGATTCTGGGACGACCTCGACTCCGACGGCCGGGCCCGGCTGTCCGGGCAACTCGGCCGGCTCGACCTGGGCCGCCTCGGCGAGCTGGTCGACCGCCTGGTCGTCGGCACCGTCGACGAGGCGCCACATCCGATCGAGCCCTCCCGGGTCGGCCCGGTCGACGTCCGTCGGGTGCCCCAGACCGACGCCGAACGCGTCGCCCGGCGGCACGCCGCCGAGCGGGGGGAGGCCGCCCTGGCCGCCGGGGAGGTGGCCGCCGTCCTCGTCGCGGGGGGGCAGGGGACCCGCCTCGGCTTCGACGGCCCGAAGGGGACCTACCCGATCGGTCCCGTCTCCGGCGCCAGCCTCTTCCAGCTGCACGCCGAGAAGCTGCGGGCGTTGGGGCGACGGTACGGCGCCCCGGTGCCGCTCTACATCATGACGAGCCCCGAGAACCATCGGGCCACGACCGAATTCCTCGACCGGCACGACCAATTCGGCCTCGAGCACGTCCGGCTGTTCGTCCAGGGGCAGATGCCCGCCGTCGACGCCTCCATGGGCAAGCTGCTGCTGGCCGGGAAGGACCGCCTGGCCCTGAGCCCCGACGGCCATGGCGGCACCATCGCCGCGCTGGCCTCCCCGGCCGACGGGGGTGGCCCGAGCTGCCTCGACGACATGGCAACCCGGGGCGTCCGGACGATCTATTACTTCCAGGTCGACAACCCCCTGGCCCAGATCTGCGACCCGGCCTACCTCGGCCTGCACCTGCTCGCCGACGCGGAGATCTCCTTCAAGGTCGTCGAGAAGCAGCGTCCGGAGGAGAAGGTGGGGGTGGTGGTGACGGTCGACGGCCGGGCCCAGGTGATCGAGTACTCCGACCTGCCGGCCGAGCTGGCCGAGCGCCGGGAGCCCGACGGCAGCCTGGAACTCTGGGCGGGGAGCATCGCTATCCACTGCTTCGACCGGGGCTTCCTGGAGCGGCTCGCCTCGGGGGGGGGGCGGCTGCCGTTCCACCGGGCGCTGAAGAAGGTGCCGTTCCTCGACGAGTCGGGTGCGCAGGTGGACCCCGCCGCGCCGAATGCGGTGAAGTTCGAGACGTTCATCTTCGATGCGCTGCCGCTGGCCGATCGCTGGTCGATCGTCGAGACCGAGCGGGCGTTCGAGTTCGAGCCGCTGAAGAACGCGACCGGCCCCGACTCCCCGGCCACCGTCCGGCAACGGCTGAGCGACCTGTTCGGCGGCTGGCTGGAGCAGTCCGGGGCCCGGGTCTTGCGGAGGGCCGACGGCACGGTCCCCTTCGGGATCGAGATCAGCCCGCTGTTGGCCCTGGACGCCGCCGAGCTCAGGCAGAAGGTCGACCCGGGACTCACCGTCGACCGGCCGATCTACCTCGGGCCGAGGGACACCGGCTGA
- a CDS encoding SUMF1/EgtB/PvdO family nonheme iron enzyme: MSGSPSSCTPSVPGYEILRPLSRGGMGLVVLARQVRLGRPVAITFLSAEADTDPGPGITRFRREAEPMARISHPNVPAIHDSGEVEGRPDLVTGYVEGWDLRRLMRPVGTGRPIPWGLHDLHGDARGPCSGWYDASPGDEGGAGSKIDPSGPKGGDRWVDRGGSWDTMESVSPCRSTAGSHKVFPYFTLGFRVCHDGPGDAERSGTPAPSAADGP, encoded by the coding sequence ATGTCGGGCTCGCCCTCCTCGTGCACGCCGTCCGTGCCGGGCTACGAGATCCTCAGGCCCCTCAGCCGGGGGGGGATGGGGTTGGTCGTGCTCGCGCGGCAGGTCCGACTCGGCAGGCCGGTGGCGATCACGTTCCTCTCCGCGGAGGCGGACACTGATCCCGGCCCCGGGATCACCCGGTTCCGGAGGGAGGCGGAGCCGATGGCCCGGATTTCCCACCCCAACGTCCCCGCGATTCACGACTCCGGGGAGGTCGAGGGGCGGCCCGATCTCGTGACGGGATACGTCGAGGGATGGGACCTCCGCCGGCTGATGCGGCCGGTCGGCACCGGGAGGCCGATCCCCTGGGGGCTCCACGACTTGCACGGGGACGCCAGGGGGCCCTGCTCCGGCTGGTACGACGCCTCTCCCGGGGACGAGGGAGGGGCCGGATCTAAAATCGACCCGTCGGGGCCGAAAGGCGGAGATCGATGGGTGGACCGGGGGGGCTCCTGGGATACCATGGAGAGCGTGTCTCCGTGCCGGTCGACCGCCGGGAGCCATAAGGTCTTTCCGTACTTCACCCTCGGTTTTCGCGTGTGCCACGACGGGCCGGGCGACGCCGAGCGGTCGGGCACGCCCGCACCCTCGGCCGCCGACGGCCCTTGA
- a CDS encoding MBL fold metallo-hydrolase, with translation MEEPDPPAAEPAGRRLIVLGSGTSTGVPVLGCDCPVCRSDDPRNARTRPSVLVRLPGGDLLIDTTPELRLQLLREGIRGAHAILYTHAHADHLFGLDDARLFPRLTGGPVPIYCEDEVEQAIRRAFPYAFDERARRIPGGGVPQIEFRRIGPMEPFEALGQQILPIRLDHGRFRVLGFRIGGLAYCTDVSRIPDESWAALEGLDALILDALRPEPHPTHFCLDEALEAIDRLRPRRAYLTHLSHSYDHGPAEGRLPEGVSLAYDGLAIDF, from the coding sequence GTGGAGGAACCCGACCCCCCGGCGGCCGAACCCGCCGGCCGCCGACTGATCGTGCTGGGCAGCGGGACGTCGACCGGCGTCCCGGTCCTGGGCTGCGACTGCCCCGTGTGCCGATCCGACGACCCGAGGAACGCCCGGACCCGGCCGAGCGTGCTGGTCCGCCTCCCCGGGGGGGACCTGCTGATCGACACCACCCCGGAGCTACGCCTGCAACTGCTCCGGGAGGGGATCCGGGGGGCCCACGCGATCCTCTACACCCATGCCCACGCCGACCACCTCTTCGGCCTCGACGACGCCCGGCTCTTCCCCCGGCTGACCGGCGGCCCGGTGCCGATCTACTGCGAGGACGAGGTCGAGCAGGCCATCCGACGCGCCTTCCCCTACGCCTTCGACGAGCGGGCCAGGCGGATCCCCGGCGGCGGCGTCCCCCAGATCGAGTTCCGCCGGATCGGCCCGATGGAGCCGTTCGAGGCCCTCGGCCAGCAGATCCTGCCGATCCGCCTGGACCACGGCAGGTTCCGGGTGCTCGGGTTCCGGATCGGCGGGCTGGCCTATTGCACCGACGTCTCCCGGATCCCGGACGAGAGCTGGGCGGCGCTGGAGGGGCTCGACGCCCTGATCCTCGACGCGCTGAGGCCCGAACCCCATCCCACCCATTTCTGCCTCGACGAGGCGCTCGAGGCGATCGACCGATTGCGGCCGCGTCGCGCGTACCTGACGCACCTTTCGCACTCCTACGACCACGGCCCGGCCGAGGGACGCTTGCCCGAGGGCGTCTCGCTGGCCTACGATGGCCTTGCCATCGACTTCTGA
- a CDS encoding mannose-1-phosphate guanylyltransferase, translating into MLHAVIMAGGSGTRFWPKSRRDRPKQLLRLHGDATMIQQTLARVSPLIPPDRTWVITGADQAEATRAQLPELPAEQVVGEPCPRDTAACVGLAAALVAARDPEATMVVLPADHVIEPVDAFLASVRAASELVEDDPTAFVTFGITPDRPETGYGYIERAELVGRPGGISAYRVERFREKPDRDTAERFLETGRFVWNAGIFIWRAGAVLDALARHRPALAEAIGRVSGTLGTPGFREALEREYPSMEKIPIDKAVMEQAENVRVLEVPYSWNDVGDWRALTALVPPDERGNSTQGPVLAPGTSDCIIVSDEGKLIAALGVEGLVIVQSGGATLVARKDQLDRLKAMVEGLGEAGYGGLL; encoded by the coding sequence GTGCTCCACGCCGTGATCATGGCCGGCGGCAGCGGCACCCGTTTCTGGCCCAAGAGCCGCCGCGACCGGCCCAAGCAGTTGCTCCGCCTCCACGGCGACGCGACGATGATCCAGCAGACCCTCGCCCGGGTCTCCCCCCTGATCCCCCCCGATCGGACCTGGGTCATCACCGGCGCCGACCAGGCAGAGGCCACCCGGGCCCAGCTCCCGGAGCTGCCGGCCGAGCAGGTGGTCGGCGAGCCCTGCCCCCGGGACACCGCCGCCTGCGTCGGCCTGGCCGCGGCGCTGGTCGCCGCCCGGGATCCCGAAGCGACGATGGTCGTCCTGCCGGCCGACCACGTGATCGAGCCGGTCGACGCCTTCCTCGCGTCGGTCCGGGCCGCCTCGGAGCTCGTCGAGGACGACCCCACCGCCTTCGTGACCTTCGGCATCACCCCGGACCGGCCCGAGACGGGCTACGGCTACATCGAGCGGGCCGAGCTGGTCGGCCGCCCCGGGGGGATCTCCGCCTACCGGGTCGAGCGATTCCGGGAGAAGCCCGACCGCGACACCGCCGAGCGATTCCTGGAGACCGGACGCTTCGTCTGGAACGCCGGGATCTTCATCTGGCGGGCGGGGGCGGTCCTCGACGCGCTGGCCCGGCATCGCCCCGCCCTCGCCGAGGCGATCGGCCGGGTCTCGGGCACGCTCGGCACCCCCGGGTTCCGGGAGGCCCTCGAGCGCGAGTACCCGTCGATGGAGAAGATCCCGATCGACAAGGCGGTCATGGAGCAGGCCGAGAACGTCCGGGTGCTCGAGGTCCCCTATTCCTGGAACGACGTCGGCGACTGGCGGGCATTGACGGCCCTCGTCCCCCCCGACGAGCGGGGGAACTCCACCCAGGGCCCGGTGCTCGCCCCGGGGACCTCCGACTGCATCATCGTGAGCGACGAGGGGAAGCTCATCGCCGCGCTGGGGGTCGAGGGCCTGGTCATCGTCCAGTCGGGCGGCGCGACCCTGGTCGCCCGCAAGGACCAGCTCGACCGGCTCAAGGCGATGGTCGAAGGGCTCGGCGAGGCGGGTTATGGGGGGCTGCTCTGA
- the ruvX gene encoding Holliday junction resolvase RuvX: MNRILGLDFGLRRVGVAVSDPDRRIASPVEVYERRADRADSGYFRAMVEEYRVDRIVIGLPLLGHGDEGPSARLARAWGAWLSSQTGVPVWFVDERYTTVEAEELLRSGGLKASRRRSLRDMVAAQLLLQAYLDAGCPEADPPASPLDDPGQASEEGDVS; encoded by the coding sequence ATGAACCGGATCCTCGGACTCGACTTCGGCCTGCGTCGCGTCGGCGTGGCGGTGAGCGACCCCGATCGTCGCATCGCCTCCCCGGTCGAGGTGTACGAACGCCGGGCCGATCGGGCCGATTCCGGTTATTTCCGGGCGATGGTCGAGGAGTATCGGGTCGACCGCATCGTCATCGGCCTCCCGCTGCTCGGCCACGGGGACGAGGGCCCGTCGGCGAGGCTCGCCCGGGCGTGGGGAGCGTGGCTCTCCTCCCAGACGGGCGTGCCGGTTTGGTTCGTCGACGAGCGGTATACGACGGTCGAGGCCGAGGAATTGCTCCGGTCGGGCGGCCTGAAGGCGAGCCGGAGGCGGTCCCTGCGGGACATGGTCGCGGCACAACTCTTGCTCCAGGCGTATCTCGACGCCGGTTGCCCCGAGGCCGATCCCCCCGCCTCGCCGCTCGACGACCCGGGGCAGGCCTCCGAGGAGGGCGACGTCTCGTGA
- a CDS encoding PAS domain-containing hybrid sensor histidine kinase/response regulator, which yields MSDRHEEIARCLFRESNDALFIFDPRDHRVIDANPAALRLSGFDRKPLLQMKVWDLFRGVEPGVIDQLIEAYQISWFYHSREGLSLNRAVGTPIPVNVTVSRIHTRPDPLGLVVARDISDRKRAQEALDRFFRMAPDLFAIVRPDPDAPRFTRLNPSWEASLGFRPDELVATSAIDVVHHDDRPAAEAAFASLRSGRELNGLELRLRHRDGSHRWLAVNAVLADGLIYLVGRDVTETKRLTALRRAMERTELASRAKSELLRDLGHELRTPLAAILEYAEHLIRAETQPTPPPEGFSRLDALRTVRRNARYLIRLLNDLLDLARLESGTMRIDLAECQVGELLAQVVDLLAAQARARGLVLSLEYRTPIPPTIRTDALRLRQILINLVSNAIKFTQVGSVRVEASLDESSTDRPLLVVDVRDTGVGMGPDVIARLFEPFYRGSAVGADGAGLGLALSQRMAGLLGGRIAVQSEPGRGSRFSLSLPTGPLGTAHRQEKPPDSGFDSAEWSTLEPAPPRPDPPPKPPATVPGAASKAPALASPAAPARPRLLLADDNHDLRRALTLRLRRSGIEVVDVDDGRRVLEEAGRARDDGRPFDLVLLDVRMTGMDGPEAARQLRARGFRMPILALTASEESDPAEEGLFDGRMVKPIDWEVLRGTIQAHVRGGRPSLDTDPGDTVQ from the coding sequence ATGTCGGATCGCCACGAGGAGATCGCCCGCTGCCTGTTCCGCGAGTCGAACGATGCCCTCTTCATCTTCGACCCGCGCGACCACCGGGTCATCGATGCCAACCCGGCCGCCCTTCGGCTCTCCGGCTTCGACCGCAAGCCGCTGCTCCAGATGAAGGTCTGGGATCTGTTCCGCGGCGTCGAGCCCGGCGTGATCGACCAGTTGATCGAGGCCTACCAGATCAGCTGGTTCTACCACTCCCGGGAGGGCCTCTCGCTGAACCGGGCGGTCGGCACGCCGATCCCGGTCAACGTCACCGTCAGCCGGATCCACACCCGGCCCGACCCGCTCGGCCTGGTCGTCGCGCGGGACATCTCCGATCGCAAGCGGGCCCAGGAGGCGCTCGACCGCTTCTTCCGGATGGCGCCCGACCTCTTCGCCATCGTCCGGCCCGACCCGGACGCCCCCCGGTTCACCCGACTCAACCCGTCGTGGGAGGCCAGCCTCGGATTCCGGCCCGATGAGCTGGTCGCGACCTCGGCGATCGACGTGGTCCATCACGACGACCGCCCGGCCGCCGAGGCCGCGTTCGCCTCGCTCCGCTCCGGCCGGGAACTCAACGGGCTGGAGCTCCGCCTGAGGCACCGGGACGGCAGCCACCGCTGGCTGGCGGTGAACGCCGTGCTCGCCGACGGCCTCATCTACCTCGTCGGCCGGGACGTGACCGAGACCAAGCGGCTGACCGCACTCCGCCGGGCGATGGAGCGCACCGAGCTGGCGAGCCGGGCCAAGAGCGAGCTGCTCCGGGACCTCGGCCACGAGCTGCGCACCCCGCTGGCCGCGATCCTCGAATACGCCGAGCACCTCATCAGGGCCGAGACGCAGCCGACGCCCCCCCCGGAAGGATTCAGCCGGCTGGACGCCCTGCGGACGGTCCGCCGCAACGCCCGATACCTGATCCGGCTGCTCAACGACCTGCTCGACCTGGCTCGCCTGGAGTCCGGGACGATGCGGATCGACCTGGCCGAGTGCCAGGTCGGGGAACTGCTGGCCCAGGTCGTCGACCTGCTCGCCGCCCAGGCCCGGGCCCGGGGGCTGGTGCTGTCGCTGGAATACCGCACCCCGATCCCGCCGACGATCCGGACCGATGCCCTGCGTCTCCGACAGATCCTCATCAACCTGGTCAGCAACGCCATCAAGTTCACCCAGGTCGGCTCGGTCCGGGTCGAGGCGTCGCTGGACGAGTCCTCCACCGACCGGCCGTTGCTGGTGGTCGACGTGAGGGACACGGGAGTCGGGATGGGCCCCGACGTGATCGCCCGGCTCTTCGAGCCGTTCTACCGGGGGTCCGCGGTCGGGGCCGACGGGGCCGGCCTCGGCCTGGCCCTGAGCCAGCGGATGGCCGGCCTGCTCGGCGGCCGGATCGCCGTGCAGAGCGAACCGGGCCGGGGGAGCCGGTTCAGCCTGAGCCTGCCGACCGGGCCCCTCGGCACGGCCCATCGCCAGGAGAAGCCACCGGACTCGGGATTCGACTCGGCCGAATGGTCGACGCTCGAGCCCGCCCCCCCCCGGCCCGATCCCCCCCCGAAGCCCCCGGCGACCGTGCCGGGGGCGGCGTCGAAGGCCCCCGCCCTCGCTTCCCCTGCCGCCCCCGCCCGGCCCCGGCTGCTGCTGGCCGACGACAACCACGACCTCCGCCGGGCCCTGACGCTCCGGCTCCGCCGCTCGGGGATCGAGGTCGTCGACGTCGACGACGGCCGACGAGTGCTCGAGGAGGCCGGGCGGGCCCGGGACGACGGCCGGCCCTTCGACCTGGTCCTGCTGGACGTGCGGATGACCGGCATGGACGGCCCGGAGGCGGCCCGGCAACTCCGCGCCCGGGGCTTCCGGATGCCGATCCTGGCGCTGACCGCCTCGGAGGAGTCCGACCCGGCCGAGGAGGGGCTCTTCGACGGCCGGATGGTCAAGCCGATCGACTGGGAGGTCCTCCGCGGGACGATCCAGGCGCACGTCCGGGGCGGGCGGCCCTCCCTTGACACCGACCCGGGCGACACGGTCCAGTAA
- a CDS encoding SDR family oxidoreductase, protein MSTLIIGCGYLGVRVARRLREDGHRVFGTTRSRARAEALAAEGIEPILADVLDRDSLSGLPSVDRAFYCVGYDRGSGVPIGHVYVDGLRHALGRLANRARRLVYASSTGVYGDHGGGWIDEEAAPDPGTESGRACLQAEAALREFSQEYTYPASILRFSGLYGPGRVMRRDAILAGEPIPSDPEAYLNLVHVDDAASAAVAALRVAKPGPLYLVSDDRPVTRAEFYAELATLLGGPEPRFTTPPGRGPVRGDSNKRVSNRRMKRELGLTLAYPDVSTGLPAALAAERRERDGPSGA, encoded by the coding sequence GTGAGCACCCTGATCATCGGCTGCGGCTATCTCGGCGTCAGGGTCGCCCGGCGGTTGCGGGAGGACGGGCATCGCGTCTTCGGGACCACCCGCTCCCGGGCCCGGGCCGAGGCCCTGGCCGCCGAGGGGATCGAGCCGATCCTCGCCGACGTGCTCGACCGCGACTCCCTCTCTGGCCTCCCCTCGGTCGATCGGGCGTTCTACTGCGTCGGCTATGACCGGGGGTCAGGTGTGCCCATCGGGCACGTCTACGTCGACGGCCTCCGCCACGCGCTCGGCCGGCTGGCCAACCGGGCACGGCGGCTCGTCTACGCCAGCTCGACCGGCGTCTACGGCGATCACGGGGGCGGATGGATCGACGAGGAGGCCGCCCCCGACCCGGGGACCGAGTCCGGCCGGGCCTGCCTCCAGGCCGAGGCCGCGCTCCGGGAGTTTTCCCAGGAGTACACCTACCCGGCCTCGATCCTGCGGTTCTCCGGCCTCTACGGCCCGGGCCGCGTGATGCGGCGCGACGCCATCCTCGCCGGCGAGCCGATCCCCTCGGATCCCGAGGCCTACCTGAATCTCGTCCACGTCGACGACGCCGCCTCCGCGGCGGTCGCCGCATTGCGCGTCGCGAAGCCCGGCCCGCTCTACCTCGTCAGCGACGACCGGCCCGTCACCCGCGCCGAATTCTACGCCGAGTTGGCGACGCTCCTCGGCGGCCCCGAGCCCCGATTCACGACCCCCCCGGGCCGGGGACCGGTCCGGGGGGACTCGAACAAGCGCGTTTCCAATCGACGGATGAAGCGGGAACTGGGCCTGACCCTCGCCTACCCCGACGTCTCGACCGGGCTCCCCGCCGCCCTGGCCGCGGAACGGCGCGAGCGAGACGGGCCATCCGGGGCCTGA